In a genomic window of Corynebacterium coyleae:
- a CDS encoding maltotransferase domain-containing protein, translating to MVARFGIDDVRPQVSGRTLPSKAVVGEVVPVSALVWREGHDAIAATLVLVAPSGAQYEVPMHAEFYRPDYCHAVFVPDEQGLWLYRVDAWSDVMATWRNAVEKKLAAGQSLAELSNDIAHGVELFDAAIAQHSSPVLASARASLIDDTLPLSQRITPGCSQEVQDVLAEHPLRELVTRGPVADILVERREALVNSWYELFPRSTGGVDKKGNPIHGTWATTAAQLDRVAAMGFDTVYFPPIHPIGEVNRKGRNNTLTSEDGDVGSPWAIGSKYGGHDAFDPNLGGEDEFLDMMDHANELGLEIALDFALQAAPDHPWAKEHPEFFTVLADGTIAYAENPPKKYQDIYPLNFDNAPEALYAEIYRVLMYWVNLGVTTFRVDNPHTKPVNFWHWLISKVHETDPDVIFLAEAFTRPPRMYGLSKAGFSQSYTHFTWKVTKAELTDFAQLLVDVADVSRPNLFVNTPDILHATLQTGGPAAFALRATLAATMSPLWGVYSGYELYENRPVAAGSEEYHDSEKYQLRHRDFDAALKQGKSLEPYLTLLNQIRRDNPALQQLRQIRFHRIDNDNLIAYSKVDAISGNAVLVVVNLDPTGTQEGLLHIDADAIGLSPGTFDVHDQITNERYTWTTAETGNYIKLSPEKNVAHVVRLPEVSPDRREALAYRQISDHDYRP from the coding sequence ATGGTTGCTCGCTTCGGCATCGACGACGTCCGCCCCCAGGTCTCTGGGCGCACGTTGCCGTCGAAGGCGGTTGTTGGTGAGGTCGTGCCGGTTTCCGCGTTGGTGTGGCGCGAGGGCCACGATGCGATTGCTGCGACGCTGGTACTTGTCGCGCCGTCGGGTGCGCAGTACGAGGTGCCGATGCACGCCGAGTTTTATCGGCCGGATTATTGCCATGCGGTGTTTGTGCCGGACGAGCAAGGTCTGTGGCTCTATCGGGTGGATGCGTGGAGCGACGTCATGGCCACGTGGCGCAACGCGGTGGAAAAGAAGCTCGCCGCCGGCCAGTCGTTAGCGGAGTTGTCCAACGATATTGCGCATGGCGTGGAATTGTTCGACGCCGCGATTGCTCAGCATTCCTCCCCGGTGCTTGCCTCCGCGCGCGCATCGCTTATCGACGACACCCTGCCCCTTTCCCAACGCATCACCCCCGGGTGTTCCCAGGAGGTGCAAGACGTGCTCGCCGAACACCCCCTGCGTGAATTGGTCACCCGCGGGCCCGTCGCCGATATCCTTGTGGAGCGTCGCGAGGCACTTGTGAACTCCTGGTACGAACTGTTTCCCCGTTCCACCGGCGGTGTGGATAAAAAGGGCAACCCGATCCACGGCACCTGGGCCACCACCGCGGCGCAATTGGACCGAGTGGCGGCGATGGGGTTCGACACCGTCTACTTCCCGCCCATCCACCCGATTGGCGAGGTCAACCGCAAAGGCCGCAACAACACCTTGACCTCCGAAGACGGCGACGTCGGCTCCCCGTGGGCCATCGGGTCTAAATACGGCGGCCACGACGCCTTCGACCCAAACCTGGGCGGCGAGGACGAATTTTTGGACATGATGGACCACGCCAACGAGTTGGGTCTGGAGATCGCCCTCGACTTCGCCCTACAGGCAGCACCAGATCATCCGTGGGCGAAGGAACACCCCGAGTTTTTCACCGTGCTCGCCGACGGCACCATCGCTTACGCCGAAAACCCGCCAAAGAAGTACCAGGACATCTACCCGCTGAACTTCGACAACGCGCCCGAGGCCCTCTACGCCGAGATCTACCGAGTGCTCATGTACTGGGTCAACCTCGGCGTGACCACCTTCCGCGTAGACAATCCCCACACGAAGCCGGTGAACTTCTGGCACTGGCTCATTTCCAAGGTCCACGAAACCGACCCGGACGTCATCTTCCTCGCCGAGGCGTTTACCCGCCCGCCGCGCATGTACGGGCTGTCCAAGGCTGGGTTTAGCCAGTCGTACACCCACTTCACCTGGAAAGTGACCAAGGCGGAGTTGACCGACTTCGCCCAACTGCTTGTCGACGTCGCCGACGTCTCCCGCCCCAACCTCTTCGTCAACACCCCCGACATCCTGCACGCCACCCTGCAGACCGGTGGCCCGGCAGCGTTTGCCCTGCGCGCCACACTCGCTGCCACCATGAGCCCTTTGTGGGGCGTGTACTCCGGCTACGAACTCTACGAAAACCGCCCCGTCGCCGCCGGCAGCGAGGAATACCACGACAGCGAAAAATACCAACTGCGCCATCGCGACTTCGACGCTGCTCTCAAGCAAGGCAAATCCCTCGAGCCGTACCTGACGCTGCTCAACCAGATCCGTCGCGACAACCCCGCCCTGCAACAACTGCGCCAAATCCGCTTCCACCGCATCGACAACGACAACCTCATCGCCTACTCCAAGGTCGATGCGATTTCCGGCAACGCGGTGTTGGTCGTCGTCAATCTGGACCCCACCGGCACCCAAGAAGGCCTGCTGCACATCGACGCCGACGCCATCGGACTGAGCCCCGGCACCTTCGACGTCCACGACCAGATCACCAACGAGCGCTACACGTGGACAACCGCCGAAACCGGCAACTACATCAAACTCTCGCCCGAGAAGAACGTCGCCCACGTGGTGCGTTTGCCCGAGGTGTCTCCGGATCGTCGAGAAGCACTCGCGTACCGTCAGATCTCAGACCACGACTACCGCCCCTAA